TGTGTCGTTGACCGATGCCTCGCCGCGCGTCGTGCTCTTCACCAGCGGGACGACGGGCAGACCGAAGGGCGCGGTGCTGACGGAAGGCAACTTCCGTGCGTCTTGCCGAGCCTCGGCGGAGAACCTCGGAGCGCATTCCGCGCCGCGTTGGCTCGGGACGTTGCCGCTGTTTCACGTCGGTGGTGTCGCGATGCTGACGCGCACCGCGTACGAGGGCGGCTGTCTCGTGCTGCACGAGCGCTTCGACGCGGACGCGACCAGTCGAGCCATCGACGAAGGCGTGACGCACGTGAGCCTCGTCGCCACGACGCTGGAGCGGGTGCTCGACATCCGAGCCGGTCGTCGAGTCCCGGAGACCTTCGAGCTCGCGCTGATTGGCGGCGGGCCCGTGCCGGTGTTCCTGTTGGAACGAGCACGAGCCGTCGGGCTCCAGGCGCTCCAGACCTATGGGCTCACGGAGGCCTGCTCGCAGGTGACGACGGAGTCTCCCGCCGAGGCGGATGGAAAGACCGCGGGACGCCCCCTTCCAGGGACACAGGTGCGCATCGTCGGCGATGACGGCGAGGCACGGGGCCCAGGCGAGGAAGGGAACATCGAGGTCCGAGGTCCCACGGTGATGGCGGGCTACTGGAATCGTCCCGATGCGACGCGTGAGGCGTTCCGTGACGGATGGCTCCACACGAGGGACCTCGGAGTGCTGGACGCGCGAGGGCGCCTCACGGTCCTCTCACGCCGCACGGACCTCATCGTCAGGGGAGGGGAGAACATCTACCCGGCGGAAGTGGAGGCGGTGCTCGCCAATCACCCCTCGGTGCAGGAGGCCGCGGTGATCGGCGTCCCCGACGCGAAATGGGGCGAGGTCCCCGTGGCGTTCCTCGCGCCGCGTGCCGGTCAGCCACGTCCGGATGAACACGTTCTGCAGACGTGGTGCCGTGAATCGCTCGCGGGCTTCAAGCTCCCCACGCGCTTCGTCTGGTTGGATGCGCTGCCTCGCAACGCGATGGGCAAGCTCGAGCGGACGGCTTTGCGCAAGCGCGTCCCTGACGGCGGATGAGCCACGAATCGCGGTGACCCAGGTGCCGCATCCGCCGGGGGCTCAGTGGGTGACCTGTCCGATGAGCTTCCCTTGCTCGTTCCACTGTCGCCGTGGCCCCAGACACTTCGACGCCCTTCATGTGTACTCTTTCGCCAAGGATCTCGGTGACACGCTGAAGGTGTCTCCCGATGCCTTGTCCTCAACAGGCGGTCCACCTCTCGCGAATGGACCCGGCGTACTTCTCCAGGTGATGCTTGGTGACCCGCGCTTGAAGCGGAGCCATGTTCACCGACCGCGAACCAACCCCCCTCGGCCTTGGGCTCAGCGGGGATTGTTCGTCATGGGCTGGCGAGAGGCGGTCGTCAGCAGTGCATCCCTGAAACGACCCTCCCGTGTCGCCACACAGACCTTGAACCCCTCCACGGTGCCGCAGGTGACGCGCTCGCCCAGCCGCTCGAAGAGCGCGAGCTTCGGCGGGTCGACGACGTAGAGTGTGTCGTCCGCGAGCCGCCCCTGGGCGACCTCGGCCTCGAGCGCGGCGCAGGACTCCTGGACATGCTGCTCGTTGAAGCGCGCGGCATAGCCGCTGTTCGTCGACATCCCCTTGCGGTAGGCGAGGTCGCCCCATCGCACGTAATCGTCGGGGGCGAAGGTGCTCTGCACGCACGGCATCTCCGAGCCATGGATGGACGGCGGGAACAGCTTCACGTGGCGATAGGATGGGTCCAGATGTTCCCACTCCGCCGCACGGAGCCGGGGCCAGGGCGCTGGACGAAACCGCTTCTGCGCCCAGAGTTCCTCGGTGTCGGCGATCTGGATGAGCAGCGCGCCCGACAGCACGAACGTGACGATGGCGGGGTGTCTCCGCCAGCGCCAGACGACGAGGGCCAGGATGCCCGTGAGCACGACGTAGTGCAGGGGCCAGATGAAGCGCCCGGACGCGCGGAACATCCCCAGGAGGGGCATGAGCGGCCCGGCCAGCTTGCGCATCGAGAGAACGGTGACGCCACCGAAGGTCATGGTCGTCGAGAACGCGAGCAACGCCAGCAGTCCCACGACGATGAGGAGCGGGGCATGGGCCCTCGCCTGGGCGCGAGCCTGGGACCACCAGACAGAGGGGCTGCCCGCCAGCAGCGCGACGAGCGCGAGCCCGAGCACGCCCGTGCCCAGATAGCCGAAGCCCTCGTATTGCTCCATTCGCGAAGGCAGCCAGGGCAAGGCCCGGGACCACCCCATGGGATTGAAGAGCGCGAGCATGTCCGCGCTGTAGACACCGAAGCCCTGGGTCGTTCCGCGGACGTCCTGCCCCACATACCCGAGCGCGATGAACACCCCGCTCACCGCAAGCCCGCCACCGAGGAGCGCGAGCCCCGCCTGTCGCCAGGTGAGGAGCTTCTCCCTCCACGCCATGTTGACGACCAGGGCCGTCGAGAGCGCGAAGACCATGACCGTCAAGTACGGGTGGATGCCGGCCGCGAAGACGTTGAGGAGCAACGCGCCTCGCAGCGTGCGCCACGCGCTCCCCGTATCCGGGCGGGGCGTCAGGTGCATCCACAGCAGCGCGGTGAGCATCCAGTGCGCGCAGAGCGCGTCGTGCCCGAAACGGAAGACGAGCACCGGCGCGAGCACGAACAGCGCGGCCCCCAGGAGCTGATGAGCGGCCCGGGGCGTGAGCAGGGCCATGAGCTTGACGCCCATGAAGCCCTGGAGCGCGAGACACGACACCAGCCACAGCCCGATGAACTGGAAGTCCTGGGGCAGCCACCGCGCGAAGGGCTTGAGCGCGAGGGAGACCCAGGGCGTCGAGTCGGTGAAGCCCACCGTCGTCGTCAGCGGTGTCATGAGGTCCGGCGTCCGGCCGAGCGGAAAACTCCACGGGGCGTCGCGGACGAACCACCAGCCGAGGATGCTCTTCGTCCAGTCCCCCCAGCCCAACCAGTCCAGATACGTGGGGTCCAGCGCGCGCCCACCGCCCAGCGCGACGAACCAGAGCACGCCCAGGAGCGCGCCGAGCCACGGGAGGACCCTGGACCCTCCAGGCTCGGGGTTCACACGCGTCGAGTTCCCCACGGTTGTCTCTCTGGGCACGTGTTCCTCGGGCTCAGGGGCGAAGGTCCATCGTGGAGGGCATGGGAGTGCGGGTTGCGGTCTTCAAGAGCTCCTCCCGGAACCGACCGTCACGTGCGGCGACGCAGACATTGAATCCATCCACCGTGCCGCAGGTGACCTGTTCGCCCAAGCCCTGGAACAAAGCCAGCTTCGGAGTATCGACGACATAGAGCGTGTCCACGGAGAGCCGGCCCTGCGCGACATCGGCCACGAGCGCCTCGCAGCTCTGCTCGACATGTCGCTCGTTGATGCGAGCCACATAGCCACTGTTCGTCGACAGGCCCTTGCGATACGCGAGGTCCCCCCAGCGCACATAGTCATCACGGGCGAACGTGTTCTCGGTGCACGGTAGCTTCGAGTCATGGATGTACGGCGGATACAGCACCACGTGCCGGTAGAACGAATCCAACTGGGCCCACTCCGGCGCACCGAGCCGGAGCCACGGCGCCGGACGAAACCGTCGCTGGGTCCAGAGTTCCTCGGTGTCGACCACCTGGATGGCCACCGCGCCCAGCAGGATGCCCGTGAGAACCGCGGGACGCTCACGCCAGCGCCAGACGACGAGCGCCAGGATGCCGGTGAGCACCAGGTAATGGAGCGGCCAGATGAACCGCCCCGAGGAGCGGAACATCCCCAGCACGGGCATGAACACGTCGGTCAGCTTGCGCACCGACAGCAGGATGACGCCACCGAAGGTCAGCGTCGTCGAGAACGCGAGCAGCGTGAGCAGGCCCACCGCGACCAGGAGCGGCGCATGGGCCCGGGCCCACGCTCGAACCTCGGGCCACCAGACCGCGGGGCTCCCCAGGAACGCGATGAGCACGAGCACGCCGGTGCCGAGATAGCCGAAGCCTTCGTACTGGTCCTTCCGCGTCGGAAGCGCCGGCAACACCCGTGACCACGCCATGGGGTTGATCAGCGAGAGCATGTCCGCGCTGTAGGCACCGAAGCCATGCGCCGCGCCTCGCACGCCCTGGCCCACGTACCCGAACGCGAAGAAGAGCCCCGCGAGCATGACCGTGCCACCCAGGAACGCGAGCCCCGCCTGTCGCCGCGTGAGCAACCGCTCCCGCCACGTCACGTTGACGAGCAGGGCCGTCGAGAGCGCGAAGACCATGACCATCAAGTACGGATGGACGCCGGCCGCGAGCACGTTGATGAGCAGGGCGCCGCGCAACGTCCGCCACGCGCTTCGCGAGTCCGGACGCGGACGCAGGTGCAGCCACAGCAAGGCCGTGAGCATCCAGTGCGCGCAGAGCGTGTCGTGCTCGAAGCGGAACACGAGCACGGGCGCGAGCACGAACAGCGCGGCCCCCAGCAGCTGATGCAAGGCTCGAGGCGTGAACAGCGCCATGAGCTTCACGCCCATGAAGCCCTGGAGCGCGAGGCACGACGCCAACCACAGGCCGATGAACTGGAAGTCCTGGGGCAGCCCGCCCGCGAAGGGCTTGAGCACCAGGGAGATCCACGGGTTCGAATCCGTGAACCCCACCGTCGTCGTGAGCGGCGCCATGTAGCCGGGCGTCCGGCCAAGGGGGAACCCCCAGGGGGCCTCGCGGAAGAACCACCAGCCGAGCACGTGCTGCGCCCAGTCTCCCCACCCCAACCACTCCAGGTACGTGGGGTCCAGCGCCCGCGCGCCGCCCAGCGCGATGAACCAGAGCACCCCCAGAAGCGCCCCGGCCCAGGGGAGAAGTCGCGTCAGCGCCCGCTCGGGGCTCGCTGCGATGCCAGGGCTGCGTGTGTTGGTACCCACCGACGTCCTCTTCCGCACACCGGAGCCGCGACGACGCGCGGGACTCGGAGCGGGGCGGACCCATATCCTGGGCGCGGGACTGGAACCAGCACGCCGATGCGCGAGTGGGGGACTCCACCGTGGATTGACAGGTCAATCAAGAGCGCGGCGAACCGCGAGGTCCCTGTCGTTTCCACCGGAGGGGGGCAGGCATGGAGCCCTCGAGGGCCCTTCATGCGCTCACCATCGACGGTGGGGCAGGGTGTGTGTCCCGAGCGTGACGAGGTGCCGGAGCCCCGGGGCTCACGGTGACCTCACCTGGGGCTCAGGACTCCGAGACGGGGTGGCCCCAGGGGTTGGTGCGCGGGAACTCGCGGAGCATCGCGCTCAAGCGGTACGCCGCCGCCACCGTGGCGCTCATCCGGACCCGCCGGGTCAGGGCGGTTCCGCGGGCCGCCGTGGCGCCGAGCCGCGCTGCCTGCTGCGCGAGCTGACGCTCCACTTCGGGAGACCAGCGGGAGAATTCGAGCCATTCCATGGAACTGCTCCTTCGCGAACCACGCGTGAGGGGGAATCGCCACCTAACCACTGGCGATCTCCGAATGCACGACGCCGCGCGTTGCCCATGACGTCAGTGCGGCGTTTCCGACAGCGAGACCTTCACTC
The genomic region above belongs to Myxococcus guangdongensis and contains:
- a CDS encoding DUF6311 domain-containing protein, which encodes MNPEPGGSRVLPWLGALLGVLWFVALGGGRALDPTYLDWLGWGDWTKSILGWWFVRDAPWSFPLGRTPDLMTPLTTTVGFTDSTPWVSLALKPFARWLPQDFQFIGLWLVSCLALQGFMGVKLMALLTPRAAHQLLGAALFVLAPVLVFRFGHDALCAHWMLTALLWMHLTPRPDTGSAWRTLRGALLLNVFAAGIHPYLTVMVFALSTALVVNMAWREKLLTWRQAGLALLGGGLAVSGVFIALGYVGQDVRGTTQGFGVYSADMLALFNPMGWSRALPWLPSRMEQYEGFGYLGTGVLGLALVALLAGSPSVWWSQARAQARAHAPLLIVVGLLALLAFSTTMTFGGVTVLSMRKLAGPLMPLLGMFRASGRFIWPLHYVVLTGILALVVWRWRRHPAIVTFVLSGALLIQIADTEELWAQKRFRPAPWPRLRAAEWEHLDPSYRHVKLFPPSIHGSEMPCVQSTFAPDDYVRWGDLAYRKGMSTNSGYAARFNEQHVQESCAALEAEVAQGRLADDTLYVVDPPKLALFERLGERVTCGTVEGFKVCVATREGRFRDALLTTASRQPMTNNPR
- the menE gene encoding o-succinylbenzoate--CoA ligase, yielding MTTFGCPIREGARAHPEAEALTYAGRSWSYGALDVEVSRWVEALEARGIGAGHRVALLSTNQPACVFLFWALGRLGALLAPLNARLTRAELAPLVEDIAPSLTLAMETLRERLPDAEPLETFVASTTSTTCVSLTDASPRVVLFTSGTTGRPKGAVLTEGNFRASCRASAENLGAHSAPRWLGTLPLFHVGGVAMLTRTAYEGGCLVLHERFDADATSRAIDEGVTHVSLVATTLERVLDIRAGRRVPETFELALIGGGPVPVFLLERARAVGLQALQTYGLTEACSQVTTESPAEADGKTAGRPLPGTQVRIVGDDGEARGPGEEGNIEVRGPTVMAGYWNRPDATREAFRDGWLHTRDLGVLDARGRLTVLSRRTDLIVRGGENIYPAEVEAVLANHPSVQEAAVIGVPDAKWGEVPVAFLAPRAGQPRPDEHVLQTWCRESLAGFKLPTRFVWLDALPRNAMGKLERTALRKRVPDGG
- a CDS encoding DUF6311 domain-containing protein → MGTNTRSPGIAASPERALTRLLPWAGALLGVLWFIALGGARALDPTYLEWLGWGDWAQHVLGWWFFREAPWGFPLGRTPGYMAPLTTTVGFTDSNPWISLVLKPFAGGLPQDFQFIGLWLASCLALQGFMGVKLMALFTPRALHQLLGAALFVLAPVLVFRFEHDTLCAHWMLTALLWLHLRPRPDSRSAWRTLRGALLINVLAAGVHPYLMVMVFALSTALLVNVTWRERLLTRRQAGLAFLGGTVMLAGLFFAFGYVGQGVRGAAHGFGAYSADMLSLINPMAWSRVLPALPTRKDQYEGFGYLGTGVLVLIAFLGSPAVWWPEVRAWARAHAPLLVAVGLLTLLAFSTTLTFGGVILLSVRKLTDVFMPVLGMFRSSGRFIWPLHYLVLTGILALVVWRWRERPAVLTGILLGAVAIQVVDTEELWTQRRFRPAPWLRLGAPEWAQLDSFYRHVVLYPPYIHDSKLPCTENTFARDDYVRWGDLAYRKGLSTNSGYVARINERHVEQSCEALVADVAQGRLSVDTLYVVDTPKLALFQGLGEQVTCGTVDGFNVCVAARDGRFREELLKTATRTPMPSTMDLRP